One window of the Herbiconiux sp. L3-i23 genome contains the following:
- a CDS encoding thymidine phosphorylase — translation MTEAFDAVDIIIAKRDKRELTTAEIEWLIDAFTRGFVVDEQMSAFAMAVLLNGMTRSEIRDMTLAMIASGERMSFEGLGKVTTDKHSTGGVGDKITLPLAPLVASFGVAVPQLSGRGLGHTGGTLDKLESIPGWRADVSPSDMRRQLADIGAVICAAGAGLAPADKKLYALRDTTGTVEAIPLIASSIMSKKIAEGTAALVLDVKFGEGAFMKDLDRARELARTMVDLGNDAGVATTALLTDMSVPLGLTIGNALEVRESVEVLAGGGPADVVELTVALAREMLASAGLPDADPAAALADGRAMDVWRRMIAAQGGDPEAELPVAAHQHTVTAESDGILTRQQALPFGIAAWRLGAGRARQGDAVSAGAGVELHAKPGDAVTAGQPLFTLHADDESRIARALDAVSGAWEIGSVAPSPTPLIAETIR, via the coding sequence GTGACCGAAGCCTTCGACGCCGTCGACATCATCATCGCCAAGCGCGACAAGCGCGAGCTGACCACCGCCGAGATCGAGTGGCTGATCGACGCCTTCACTCGCGGCTTCGTCGTCGACGAGCAGATGTCGGCCTTCGCCATGGCCGTGCTGCTGAACGGGATGACGCGCTCCGAGATCCGCGACATGACGCTCGCGATGATCGCCAGCGGCGAGCGGATGAGCTTCGAGGGTCTCGGCAAGGTCACCACCGACAAGCACTCGACCGGCGGCGTCGGGGACAAGATCACCCTTCCGCTCGCGCCCCTCGTCGCCTCCTTCGGGGTCGCGGTACCGCAGCTCTCCGGCCGCGGTCTCGGCCACACCGGCGGCACTCTGGACAAGCTCGAATCGATCCCGGGATGGCGCGCCGACGTGTCGCCCTCCGACATGCGCCGCCAGCTCGCCGACATCGGCGCCGTGATCTGCGCGGCGGGGGCGGGTCTCGCTCCCGCCGACAAGAAGCTCTACGCGCTGCGCGACACGACAGGGACGGTCGAGGCGATTCCGCTCATCGCCTCGTCGATCATGTCCAAGAAGATCGCCGAGGGTACCGCCGCCCTGGTGCTCGACGTCAAGTTCGGCGAGGGGGCGTTCATGAAGGACCTCGACCGCGCCCGCGAGCTCGCCCGCACCATGGTCGACCTCGGCAACGACGCCGGCGTCGCGACGACCGCGCTGCTCACCGACATGAGCGTGCCGCTCGGACTCACGATCGGCAATGCGCTCGAGGTGCGGGAGTCGGTCGAGGTGCTCGCCGGCGGGGGGCCTGCCGACGTGGTCGAGCTGACCGTCGCCCTCGCGCGCGAGATGCTCGCCTCCGCGGGATTGCCCGACGCGGATCCAGCCGCGGCGCTCGCGGACGGGCGCGCGATGGACGTGTGGCGCCGGATGATCGCCGCGCAGGGCGGCGATCCGGAGGCCGAGCTGCCCGTCGCCGCGCATCAGCACACCGTGACCGCCGAGTCGGATGGAATCCTCACCCGTCAGCAGGCGCTGCCCTTCGGTATCGCAGCGTGGCGCCTCGGCGCGGGGCGCGCCCGCCAGGGCGACGCAGTGTCGGCCGGAGCCGGAGTCGAGCTGCACGCGAAGCCCGGCGACGCCGTCACCGCGGGGCAGCCGCTGTTCACCCTCCACGCCGACGACGAGAGCCGCATCGCGCGCGCACTCGACGCCGTGTCGGGAGCGTGGGAGATCGGCTCGGTCGCGCCGTCGCCGACACCGCTCATCGCCGAGACCATCCGCTGA